Sequence from the candidate division WOR-3 bacterium genome:
TATACAACTTTCAGTTCCAATTTGGTATATTTCTGCGACTGCTCACGCTCCATCCAGTGTTTCTTCTTTAGCGGAAAGTATTAGTAGTTTTCAGACCTTTGCTAATAACTTTACAAATATGATAAATTCATTTTCAACATCAGCGGCAAGTGGTGGTGGATTTTCTGGGGGAGGCGGTGCTGGCGGCGGTGGTGGAAGTTCGGGCGCTGGGTAATTGTTTCTTCATATCTTCGCAAGCGCTTTAATTACTTGTAACGAAAACACGAAATAAATAATATCACAAAATATTTTTGAAGTCAAAATCGAATAACTTAAAATATTAATTCTTGATAACTTTTCGCTCTTCTTGATTTTTCAAACATTTCTCGATTTATTCATTGACAAATTAGAAATTTTTAATACAATACAGATTGTCGCCGGGGTAGCTCAGTTGGTAGAGCACGGGACTGAAAATCCCGGTGTGGGCGGTTCGATTCCGCCCCCCGGCATGTAAAAGAAGATAGTCTGATTATGGTTTAGAAAACTGGAGGCAACTTGGCAAAACGAACTAAATCGGCATTAAAAAGCGCTCGCAAGTCTGATAGAAAACGCATTGCTAATCGTATAAAAAAACTGCGACTAAAAAAAGCAATTAAAGAATTACGTGCGACCAAAGACCCAAAGTCTTTTCAAGAACTGTATCCCAAAGTCCAAGCAATTATTGATAAATCAGCCAAATCCGGCATTATTCATAAGAACAAAGCATCACGATTGAAGTCACGGCTATCTGCGCTATTATCAAAAATAACTGAAAAAAAATAATTATTGGCTATACTTTTAATCTCACCCAATAAGTTCTTACTTTTATTTAATTTCACTTAATAGTGTTTATTATATTTTAAGATTTGTCTTTTTATTTTATTATTGGAAAAAAGATTAAAACCATAAACTACTTTTTAAGCACGAAAATTCATATTATGTAATAGCATAATTATTTTTAAGTTTTACATTATTATGAAAGTCCTCTATATTGCTACTGCTTTTCCGCGGTCAGATGATGATATTATAACTCCTTGGTTAGTCGAAGCAATAAAGAGGTTAAAAAAACGTGGCATTGATGTGGATGTTTATACATCTTCGTATAAAGGGCTTCCCAATCAAAATCTTTTCAATATCAATATATTTCGATTTCGCTACTTTTTGAAAAAATGGGAGAATTTAACTCATGAAGAAACTGCTGTTGACCGAGTCAAAAAGGGATTACTGAATAAATTAAAAGTTCCCTTTTATCTATTTTGCGGAACAACTCAAATCTATAAACTTTGCCGAAATAGGAAATATGACATAATCCATACTCACTGGCCTCTCCCCCATGCGCTTTTTGGATATGTCGCCTCACAAACCTGCAAAGCCAAACATTTTTTATACTTTCACGGCGTTGAGTTGATGTGGGTAAGAAAAGAACTTCCTTTCTTAAAACCATTTCTTCGGTGGGCAATAAGTAAAGCCAATGTGGTAATGTGTAATTCCAGTCATACGGCTTCGAGAATCAAAGAAATCTATGAACGTGAAGTAGTAATTCTTCCTTCGGGTCAATCGGCAAAACCCGAAATTGAAATTCCTCTGCAAAAAACTAAAATTACTGCTTGTAAAAATATATTGTTTGTCGGTAGATTGGTTGAGCGTAAAGGTGTTAAATATCTTATAGAAGCATTTGCTCAAATCGCTAATAGTGTTGATGCTGTTCTCAATATTGTTGGCACAGGACCTGAAAAACCTCTTTTAGAAAAATTAGTTCAGGAAAAGAATCTTTCAGAAAAAGTAAAGTTTTGGGGACAGGTTTCGTCCCAAGAACTAAATGAGCAATATCAAAACTGCGATGTCTTTGTACTGCCAGCAATCGTTGATTCCAAAGGTGATACTGAAGGATTAGGTGTTGTTCTAATTGAAGCATTAACTTATAAAAAACCTGTAATCGCAACAAATGTCGGAGGCATTATTGATATTATAAAACATAACGAAACCGGCCTTTTAGTCCCAGAAAAGAATTCTGGTGAATTAGCAAAAGCATTATTAAAAATAATACAAGATGAATCTTTAGCTCGTCGGCTTGCCGAACAGGGTTATAATTATGTTAATACCAAATACAATTGGAATAATATCATTGACCAGATGATTGAAGCCTATTACCGTTCAATGTAAAATAGATAAATCTTGACTATATTATCGGATTTTCTATAATAAGTTCTAAATAAATATATGCAAGAAAAGATAACTATTGGCACTACTTCTATCGGAAGGAAATCCAAAAAATTAATTAATGAAATCTTGAATAGCGGCAGAATTTCGATGGGTAAATATGTCGCTCAATTGGAAAAAGAATTTGCTCGCTACCATCAAATCAAAGAATGTATTGCAGTTGCCACTGGTACTGATGCAGTGACAATTGCAGTAGCATCTTGTATTAATCTTAATAGCAACAAAAAGTCGCCAGAAGTTATATTACCAGCATTAACTTTTATCGCTTCAGCCAATGGTATTGTTAATGCTGGAGCTAAACCGGTTTTTGTTGATATCACTTTGGATACTTATCAAATCGATGTTGAGCAGATTGAAGAAAAGATAACATCAAACACTCTGGCTCTTTTGCCGGTCCATTTATTAGGTCATCCTGCAGATATGGATACTATTATCAAAATTGCTGATAAGCATAATTTGTCCGTTATCGAAGACGCTGCAGAAGCGCATGGTGCGGTATATAGAGAGAAAAAAGTTGGGACCATCGGAATTGCTGGTGCATTCAGCTTTTATGTGGCTCATATTATCACAACTGGTGAAGGTGGAGCCATTATAACTAATGATGAAGAATTTGCTGCTCTTGCCCGTTCATTAAGAGCTCATGGTCGAGCGTGTAAATGCCATAAGTGCGTTCTTAATATCTCATCGCAATACTGCCCTCTACGCTTTAAGTATGAAAAGGAAGAAGGATTTGACCCAAGATTTTATTTTGAATATATTGGATATTCCAGTAAAATGAATGAACTGGAGGCTGCTTTAGGGATTGAACAAATTGAATCATTAGACAAAATTATAAATAAACGCCGGAAAAATTTCTTTTATCTCAATCAGCATCTTCTTGATTTAGAAGAATTTTTTTATTTCCTTAAAGAAAAAGAAGATGTAAAAATTAGTCCCTTAGTATATCCGCTAACCATTCGAAAAGGCGCTCCTTTTAATCGTCAGGACATTACAATTTATTTGGAAAAAAGAGGGATTGAGACACGTCCAATTTTTGGTTGTATTCCAACTCAGCAACCAGCTTATCGATTTATGAATCATAGATATGGAGATTTTCCTAATGCGGAATATGTTGGCGAAAATGGTTTCTACTTCGGCGTTCATCAAAATCTTTCCCAACAAGATTTAGATTATATCATTGAAGAAATCCACCAATTTGTCAAATTGAGATAAGCATCACAACGATTAATCCCGCAGAAAATGAATCTTTTGTTGGTTAGTCCGACTGTCTGTTTAGGTGGAGCGGAGCGTGCGGTAATATATTTAGCATATTATCTAAAGCAAAAAGGCCATAAGGTATATATTTTTACAACCTATCTTGATTTTGCGAATGTTTCTGAGGAAGCAAAAAGTTTGGATTATATAAATCCTAATATAAGAATTCTCAAGCGTGTTGAAGGACGGTTTGAAATAATAAGTAATCCCTTTTTATTTTTTCAGCGACTATTTTTATTACGAAAAGCAATTAAAAGAACTATCGAAGAGAAAAACATTGAAGTCATTCATGCTCATAATCCTCCTGGCCACTGGATGAGTGTATTTCATCATATACCATTATTATGGTCAGCCAATGACCCGATTACAACCTTCAAGCCCTATGCTGGTGGAAGTTTTTCGTTACAATCTAAAAAACGTGCATCTCTACTAAAAGAAATTGGTATCCATTTATACAAACTTTTGGATTCTGCCATCGTTAAAACTGGCATTGATAAAATTATTGTTTTAGATGAACGCGGGCAGAAACGAATAAAAGAGTATTATAATCGCAACTCCCAAATTGTCCGCTTAGGGATTAATTTTAATTTTTTTTCAAAAGATTTACCAGATCTACACGATAAATATCTAATAAGAGCCAAAAACGAATTTAATATTATCCAAGTAGGCCAACTTACCTATTCTAAAAACCAATTATGTACGATAAGAGCATTCCGGATTATTAAGTCTCAAATAGGTCATGCTAAATTAATTTTAGTAGGTGACGGACCACTACGAGAAGAAATTGAAGCCGAAATCAAAAAACTCAATTTACAAAATAGTGTTGAACTCACTGGACATACCAGTGAAGAAAATTTGCGAATTCTCTATCAAAAATCCCATATCTGTTCATTTCCGGCTGTAAAACAAACTTACGGGTTGACCCCTTTTGAAGCCTTAGCAGCAAATACAATTTCCATAGTCTCTTCTGACTGCGGCACCAGTGAGGTCATTCAAAAAGAAAATATTGGATTGATTAGTGACCCAACACCGCAAGACTTTGCCGAAAAAATGTTACATATATATCAACAACCCGAAGAGACAATTAATACAATTATCAGAGGTCGTATCTATGTAAAGAAAAACCTCAGTTATGAATCCTATTGCCGAGAAGTAGAAAATATCCTTGCAGACTTAATTGCCCATAAAAATTCTGCTCCCTAATGGCAAAGAGATCTTTTCGAATTATTATCTATATTCTAATACTAATCATTATTTTTTATTTTATGGCTAAGTATTTTTATACTAATTGGCACAAAGTTCCATTTAACGAATTAAGGTTTAATTACTATTTTTTAACTATATCCTATCTTATTTGGTTTGCTGGATTTCCATTTAATGCATATATTTGGAAGAAGAATATTGAAATTATTGGTGAAAAAATTTCATTTTTGCAAGGATTAAAAATCACTGCTCTTGCTGCCTTGCCCCGATACATTCCTGGCCGAATCTGGGGCATTGCCGGACAAGTTTATCTTACAAAAAAAGAAGGCGCTATTCCCGGTGCTAAAAGTGGTGTTGGCGTTATTCTCGGAACTGCAGTAAATACCTTGAGTGGAATATTACTCTTTGTTATCATTTTTCCTTTGACTCAGCAAAATTCTCTTACTAAAACTTATTATCTAATGTTTCTTTTAATTCCACTATTATTAATTATTCTCTATCCGCCACTATTTGTTAAAATTGTAAATCTCGGATTAAAAATATTTAAAAGAAGTAAGATAACAGTGATACCTAAATATTCTCAGATTGTTTTCCTTTTGATTTTATATACTCTGTTATGGATTTCTCAATGTATTGGTATTTATTTCTTGATTAAATCTTTTTATCCGATAAAATTATCTTTCTTATTGCCGTTATGCGCTATTTACCCGGCAGCTTGGGTAATAGGATTTTTGAGTTTCATTTCACCCGGCGGAATAGGAATTAGAGAAGGAGTTTTAAGTTATCTTTTTAACTTTTATATGCCAACAAGTATTGGCATAATTACATCTGTCTTAATACGGATTTGGGGAACAATTGGCGAAGTCATCACATTTTTAATCTTTGCCAAAAGTCTCAGAAAATATATATAATTATAAATGCGCATAGTCTACGGTATCTTATCTGGTGGATCCGGCAATGATATTTATTTTAATCTTTTAGCCACGAGTCAACGCAAGTTAAATAATGAAATTAAATTTTTATCGTATCATCGATACTGGTCAATCAATCCTCACTTATTACGTCCTTTTGTAAAGATTAATCCATCCTATGATATAATTCACTCTAACGCTGAATATGGCTTGGCTTTTTACAATCCTCGCCAACCATTGATTATCTCAATCCTCCATATTATCGCTGAGCCTCAACAGACTGACTATCTAAACAAATTACAGAAAATTTATTATCAAAAAATCCTTGATTATATTGAAAAATCTTTATCTAAGGCTAATTTTGTTATCGCTATTAGTAAATCTACAGAACAGACGGCGCGAAATTTATATGATGTAAAAAATATTCAGACCATATACTGTGGTATTGATACAGAACTTTTTAAACCGATTGAGATTATCAATGACCCATTTCCTGATAAAATAAAATTACTCTTTGTGGGCAATTTAACTAGAAGAAAAGGTGTTGACCTATTACCCCAAATAATGGCAAGACTTGATAATCGATTTCTTTTGTTTTATACTACAGGTCTACGCAGTCCGAAAAAGGTTTTTTTTGATGACCGAATGATTCCTTTGGGACGCTTATCCCAAACCGACCTCGTTTATTGGTATAATCTCTGTGATATTTGTTTATTGCCAACGCGTCTTGAGGGTTTCGGTTATGCAATTGCTGAAGCAATGGCATGCGCAAAACCAGTTATCTCCACTAATTGCTCTTCACTACCAGAATTAGTTACTGATGGCGAAAATGGATATTTATGCAAAATGGATGATGTTAGCGATTTTGTTGACAAAATTAATCTCTTAGCCGATAATAAGCAAATGCGAGATGAAATTGGCATCAGAAATCGTAACAAGATTATCAATAGTTTTAACTTAGCAACAATGGCTAAATCTTATCATAATTTATATTCTAAAATTATAAAGGAGTTTTACTAATATGAAAAAAGACAAGATGGTGAAACTAATTAGTGAAAAACCTTTTCATTTATCAAATAAACTGGCTGTCATCATTTTAATCTTATTACCTATAACCTATTTTCTGATTTTCGCACCAGGCTTAATTACTGGTTCAAAAATGATGTATGGTTCAGATTGGCTTTTAGGTGGATATGCCTCGCGTATGATTACAGCACAGCAACTGGCACAATATAAAACTCCAGCAATGTGGTATAATTATATTTTTGGTGGACTCCCTTCTTACGGCGACAACAATTCTTTGTATACAATTATCCGTCTGATAATACCGACTCATATCTTTTGGACTTATCTTTTCATTTGCGGATTGATAGTTGCTGGTTTGGGAATGTTTTTATTTCTTAAATCATTAGACCTTTCAAATTACACTGCATTGATTGGTGCAATTGCCTATTCTTTCGCCGGGAATTTGGTATCAACGACTTATGCTGGACATGAAGGAAGATTGTTATCAATGGCATTTTTCCCTTTGGCATTTTTCTTATGGAATAAGGCGCTTACCACGCATAAGTTTTTCTGGTTTATCTTGGCCGGCGTTTTGGCTGGATTTAGTATGACCCATGCTCATTTTCAGCTAACCTACTATGGATTATGGTTCGCTTTTGCTTATTTTATCGTGCAACTAATTTGGCAAAGACAACAGAATAAAATAAAAGGCACACTAAAACTTATTGGTTATGCAATCATTACAGTAATAATTGCCTTAGGAACTTTGGCAATGTATTATATGCCTTTATTGGCAAATCTTGCTTTTGGGGCTCGTGGTGAAATTCGAGGATATGAATTCGCATCATCTTGGGCATTGCCACCAAAAGAACTCTTTGACCTAATTGTGCCTCAATTCAGTGGTATCCTTGATAACTACTGGGGCGAAAATTTCTTTAAACTACACACAGAATATTTTGGTATCATCTTTTTATTAATGGCAATTATAACCCTTTTCATAAAATTCAAAGAGCGAAAAGTCCTGTTCTTTTTTATTGCTGGTATTATCAGCGCACTTACTGCTTTAGGCGGACATACACCTTTTTTTAAGTTGGTCTATTATTTATTACCAGGTGTAAAGCGCTTCCGTGGTCCGTCAATGGTATTTTATTTAGCCGCTTTTTCAGCAATTGTCTTAGGTTCAATTGGCTTACAATATCTTTTTGATTATAACCTCAAGAAAAAAGTATTAGACCCGCAGACAAAGAAAAAAATCATACGTTTCGTATATACCACAGTTATTGTTTTCATTGTCTTACTTTTAATTTTCGTAGCGAGTAAAAACAGCATTGTAGGAAGTATTAAAGATAATAATAAACTACAGGCATTTAACAAT
This genomic interval carries:
- the rpsT gene encoding 30S ribosomal protein S20 translates to MAKRTKSALKSARKSDRKRIANRIKKLRLKKAIKELRATKDPKSFQELYPKVQAIIDKSAKSGIIHKNKASRLKSRLSALLSKITEKK
- a CDS encoding glycosyltransferase family 4 protein: MKVLYIATAFPRSDDDIITPWLVEAIKRLKKRGIDVDVYTSSYKGLPNQNLFNINIFRFRYFLKKWENLTHEETAVDRVKKGLLNKLKVPFYLFCGTTQIYKLCRNRKYDIIHTHWPLPHALFGYVASQTCKAKHFLYFHGVELMWVRKELPFLKPFLRWAISKANVVMCNSSHTASRIKEIYEREVVILPSGQSAKPEIEIPLQKTKITACKNILFVGRLVERKGVKYLIEAFAQIANSVDAVLNIVGTGPEKPLLEKLVQEKNLSEKVKFWGQVSSQELNEQYQNCDVFVLPAIVDSKGDTEGLGVVLIEALTYKKPVIATNVGGIIDIIKHNETGLLVPEKNSGELAKALLKIIQDESLARRLAEQGYNYVNTKYNWNNIIDQMIEAYYRSM
- a CDS encoding DegT/DnrJ/EryC1/StrS family aminotransferase, which encodes MQEKITIGTTSIGRKSKKLINEILNSGRISMGKYVAQLEKEFARYHQIKECIAVATGTDAVTIAVASCINLNSNKKSPEVILPALTFIASANGIVNAGAKPVFVDITLDTYQIDVEQIEEKITSNTLALLPVHLLGHPADMDTIIKIADKHNLSVIEDAAEAHGAVYREKKVGTIGIAGAFSFYVAHIITTGEGGAIITNDEEFAALARSLRAHGRACKCHKCVLNISSQYCPLRFKYEKEEGFDPRFYFEYIGYSSKMNELEAALGIEQIESLDKIINKRRKNFFYLNQHLLDLEEFFYFLKEKEDVKISPLVYPLTIRKGAPFNRQDITIYLEKRGIETRPIFGCIPTQQPAYRFMNHRYGDFPNAEYVGENGFYFGVHQNLSQQDLDYIIEEIHQFVKLR
- a CDS encoding glycosyltransferase family 4 protein codes for the protein MNLLLVSPTVCLGGAERAVIYLAYYLKQKGHKVYIFTTYLDFANVSEEAKSLDYINPNIRILKRVEGRFEIISNPFLFFQRLFLLRKAIKRTIEEKNIEVIHAHNPPGHWMSVFHHIPLLWSANDPITTFKPYAGGSFSLQSKKRASLLKEIGIHLYKLLDSAIVKTGIDKIIVLDERGQKRIKEYYNRNSQIVRLGINFNFFSKDLPDLHDKYLIRAKNEFNIIQVGQLTYSKNQLCTIRAFRIIKSQIGHAKLILVGDGPLREEIEAEIKKLNLQNSVELTGHTSEENLRILYQKSHICSFPAVKQTYGLTPFEALAANTISIVSSDCGTSEVIQKENIGLISDPTPQDFAEKMLHIYQQPEETINTIIRGRIYVKKNLSYESYCREVENILADLIAHKNSAP
- a CDS encoding flippase-like domain-containing protein — its product is MAKRSFRIIIYILILIIIFYFMAKYFYTNWHKVPFNELRFNYYFLTISYLIWFAGFPFNAYIWKKNIEIIGEKISFLQGLKITALAALPRYIPGRIWGIAGQVYLTKKEGAIPGAKSGVGVILGTAVNTLSGILLFVIIFPLTQQNSLTKTYYLMFLLIPLLLIILYPPLFVKIVNLGLKIFKRSKITVIPKYSQIVFLLILYTLLWISQCIGIYFLIKSFYPIKLSFLLPLCAIYPAAWVIGFLSFISPGGIGIREGVLSYLFNFYMPTSIGIITSVLIRIWGTIGEVITFLIFAKSLRKYI
- a CDS encoding glycosyltransferase family 4 protein; the encoded protein is MRIVYGILSGGSGNDIYFNLLATSQRKLNNEIKFLSYHRYWSINPHLLRPFVKINPSYDIIHSNAEYGLAFYNPRQPLIISILHIIAEPQQTDYLNKLQKIYYQKILDYIEKSLSKANFVIAISKSTEQTARNLYDVKNIQTIYCGIDTELFKPIEIINDPFPDKIKLLFVGNLTRRKGVDLLPQIMARLDNRFLLFYTTGLRSPKKVFFDDRMIPLGRLSQTDLVYWYNLCDICLLPTRLEGFGYAIAEAMACAKPVISTNCSSLPELVTDGENGYLCKMDDVSDFVDKINLLADNKQMRDEIGIRNRNKIINSFNLATMAKSYHNLYSKIIKEFY
- a CDS encoding YfhO family protein — encoded protein: MKKDKMVKLISEKPFHLSNKLAVIILILLPITYFLIFAPGLITGSKMMYGSDWLLGGYASRMITAQQLAQYKTPAMWYNYIFGGLPSYGDNNSLYTIIRLIIPTHIFWTYLFICGLIVAGLGMFLFLKSLDLSNYTALIGAIAYSFAGNLVSTTYAGHEGRLLSMAFFPLAFFLWNKALTTHKFFWFILAGVLAGFSMTHAHFQLTYYGLWFAFAYFIVQLIWQRQQNKIKGTLKLIGYAIITVIIALGTLAMYYMPLLANLAFGARGEIRGYEFASSWALPPKELFDLIVPQFSGILDNYWGENFFKLHTEYFGIIFLLMAIITLFIKFKERKVLFFFIAGIISALTALGGHTPFFKLVYYLLPGVKRFRGPSMVFYLAAFSAIVLGSIGLQYLFDYNLKKKVLDPQTKKKIIRFVYTTVIVFIVLLLIFVASKNSIVGSIKDNNKLQAFNNNQSVFWSGVLITAILIILAFFLIYQLINHKIKIRTVLLILISLILFDLWRIDKLFLKQVEHPSVYYAPDEVVKFLKSDTSLYRVHPLYYERSNDGILDLHNIQNAGGYCPNPLQTYQDFIGAERTVMYNAPNLAFTNFLNLLNIKYIVSIPLPNNIAQFDAQTQARITEMRNFVNRPGVEPVYTGRRYVIYQNHNAFSRAFLVPKYEVIKEKDQIINRLKDPNFNPLQYVIISESLPFVPSTSESLVGTIKIIAYTPNRIILQAELDNPGFLVFSENYHPDWQCKVDGKHTQVYRAYHTLRAIYLESGNHHIEFYYYSKLYKRGQLITFITLLFSVIALILTYKYKRPISQKPGSENKP